The segment ACTGAAGCGGCCCGATGCCCTTGGTTGGAAAACGTCCCAGCCAGATGTTCTCCATCACGCTGCGGAAAGGTACAGGGTGCAGCTCCTGATGGATCATCGAGATGCCGTGCTTCAGTGCTTCGCTCGAATTGGAGATGGAGGCCTTCTGGCCATCCAGGAAGATCTCACCGGCATCCGGTGAATAGATTCCAAAGAGACATTTCATCAGTGTGGACTTGCCTGCCCCGTTCTCGCCCATAAGTGCATGAACCGAGCCCGGACGAACCTTAATGCTGACTCCATCCAGCGCCTTCACGCCGGGAAATTCTTTGGTAATGCCGTTCATTTCCAGCAAAAATTCCGTATTTGCCATGTTGTTACGCCCCCTACGCTTTTTTTCTTTTTCCATGAGAGGCACAGCGGTTCCATCCTGCTCCCTACCCGTAAGGAATTCCGGAGAGCGCATTGCAGCGCCCTCCGGGACTGGTATCTATGATACGTATCTGTATCTGTAGCCTTGCACCTGTTAACGGATTACTTGGCGTCTGCTACGTTGTCTTTGGTAATCTTTTTGTAGGAGATCCATACAAATTGGTTGTCTGTGATATCGAAGCCTACGTTCTCTTTGGTTGGCGTTTCGCCTTTGGCCAGCAGAGCGGCCAGGGTGATCGCTGCTTTACCTTGGTTGTTGGCATCGTTCAGTACGGTACCGAGCATCGTTCCATCCTGCAAGGCCTGAACCGCAGGAGCCGTTGCATCCACGCCTACAACCGGCATGTATTTGTCGCCGCTGAAGTAGCCTTGAGCCTTCAGAGCTTCGATCGCGCCGAGTGCCATGTCATCGTTGTTGGCCAGTACGGCTTCAATCTTGTCGCCGTGGGAGCCGAGGAACGCTGCCATTTTCTCCTGGCCTTTTACACGATCCCACATCGCGGTATCTTCAGCCAGCTTCTCTACCTTGATGCCTGCATCTTCGATTGCCTGAATGGAATAGGTGGTGCGAAGTTCTGCATCCTGGTGTCCCGGTTCACCCTTCAGCATGACATACTGCAGCACGCCGTCGCCGTTCTTGTCCGCTTCAGGGTGTGCTTTCCAGTAGTCCACGATCAGCTGGCCGGACATGGTGCCGGACTCTTCAGCCTTAGCGCCTACGTAGTAGACCTTATCCCATTTCTTCATATCTTCCGGCAGCGGCTCGCGGTTCAGGAAGACCACCGGAATGTTCGCGGTCTTGGCTTTGTCAATGATGACGCCCGCAGCGGTGCGGTCTACCGGGTTGATCAGCATGCCGTTATATTTCTTGGTGATGAACAGATCCACCTTATCGTTCTGTGTAGGCTGAGAATTCTGGCTGTCTACGATATCAACAGTGGCAATGCCCTTGGCAGCAGCATCGATGGCGTTGCGGACACCCGTCATGAACGTGTCGTCGAATTTGTAGATCGCTACACCGACCTTCGGAGTCTCAGCAGAACCGGAATTCGCCGTGTTAGCCGCAGTTCCTGTGTTAGCTGGGTCAGCCGCCTTGTTATTGTTGCCGCCGCAGCCTGCTAGAGCAGCACCCAGCAATGCACTTGCAAGTAGAACGGAAGTGATTTTTTTCATGTCTAATTGACCTCCTGAGGATATTTCTTTATTTGGGATGATCCCGGTGTGTCCCGGGTACATCCTTATTATGCCCTACGTGAAAACGGTTGCGAATATAAAATCCTACTCATTTCCATGAAAATTCTACTATCAATATACATTGAACTAATGGTTTTTTATGTTTTGGGATTAACCGTGACTCCAGAGAAGTTTTGGACTTCCGGCCGCTGTTGTCTCCAGATTTCTTGATTTATCCCGTTTTTAACGGTTGAAATCCGCAGACAAAGGCGGTCGCTACCGCTCCTCCAGTTCCAAAATTCCCCTCCGCCACTTTTCCTTTAACTTAAGTTTTTGTTCAATCTATATAGATCTTAAATTTCTGCTACCTTACAAACGGGAACAGCAGCTTCTGATTCTCCGGCCACAGCATATTCTCCAGATCGATGAGCTTGGTGCCGGTGTCCACACGTTCGGGAATATCCATGCCTTCGAGTGCCTCCACGGCATATTTCACCGCCAGATACCCGTTGCTGAACGGATTTTGAATGACGGTCGCCTGCACAGTGCCATCCTGGAGCGATTCCATCATTGAGGGCGAGCTGTCGAAAGCAATCATTTTCACACTATCCCTCTCCAGACCCTGAATCACCCTGGCCGCGCCCTGTGAAGCAATTTCATTCAAAGTGGCAATACCGCGCAGCCCGGGATACTTGTTCAGCATCTCCCGGGTCAGATTCTCGGCGTCGGAGGTGCTGGAGGAAGTGTAGGCGATCTGTACGACCTTAACGTTAGGAAAGCGGGCGGCATAATTCAGAAAACCCTTTTCCCGCTCATCTGCATCCCGCGCACCATAGTCGATACTGCCCGTCTTGCCGGAGTCCGGGGTAAGCGACGAATTGGTGAAGTTAATGATCCCGATCTCGCCATAGCCCCCCAGCAGCTGAATCAGCCGTTCGGCGGACTTCTGTCCGGCCTCGTAGCCGTTCGACCCCACGTAAGTCCGAACCTTGGCAGAGCCGACCTCCGCATCGACTGAAATCACCGGAATTCGGGAATACGCCGCCTGATCCACGACCTGCGCCAGTCCCATATAGCTGCTGGCCGCGAGAATAATCACATCCGCCTTCTCCTTAATGGACTCCTCCACCATG is part of the Paenibacillus sp. FSL M7-0420 genome and harbors:
- a CDS encoding galactose ABC transporter substrate-binding protein → MKKITSVLLASALLGAALAGCGGNNNKAADPANTGTAANTANSGSAETPKVGVAIYKFDDTFMTGVRNAIDAAAKGIATVDIVDSQNSQPTQNDKVDLFITKKYNGMLINPVDRTAAGVIIDKAKTANIPVVFLNREPLPEDMKKWDKVYYVGAKAEESGTMSGQLIVDYWKAHPEADKNGDGVLQYVMLKGEPGHQDAELRTTYSIQAIEDAGIKVEKLAEDTAMWDRVKGQEKMAAFLGSHGDKIEAVLANNDDMALGAIEALKAQGYFSGDKYMPVVGVDATAPAVQALQDGTMLGTVLNDANNQGKAAITLAALLAKGETPTKENVGFDITDNQFVWISYKKITKDNVADAK
- a CDS encoding substrate-binding domain-containing protein codes for the protein MKSLRVWLTVLLCGVLWISVSSCFNASPAYISTSKTRNIHLIVKMNKGDYWNTLKLGAEAAAKEFNVNLTFKAPDSESDIEEQVVMVEESIKEKADVIILAASSYMGLAQVVDQAAYSRIPVISVDAEVGSAKVRTYVGSNGYEAGQKSAERLIQLLGGYGEIGIINFTNSSLTPDSGKTGSIDYGARDADEREKGFLNYAARFPNVKVVQIAYTSSSTSDAENLTREMLNKYPGLRGIATLNEIASQGAARVIQGLERDSVKMIAFDSSPSMMESLQDGTVQATVIQNPFSNGYLAVKYAVEALEGMDIPERVDTGTKLIDLENMLWPENQKLLFPFVR